Proteins from a genomic interval of Piscinibacter sp. HJYY11:
- a CDS encoding tripartite tricarboxylate transporter substrate binding protein → MNRTYRFRNKLALALTAAALGVTAPLAKADTYPSKPVTLLIGFAPGGAADTVARVLAEEMSKTLGQRVIVENRAGAGGNVATLALVNGQADGYTLLFAAINLATNPALMNTKYDPDKDLAMVSQITSVPVIMLAPGESSLKSPADVVRQAATSNGGFKIGSGGNGTSSHLAAELFMRSHKLEFIHAPYRGGAPANMALMAGEIQLMFDLMSGSLKSTVDSGRIRPLAVMQESRITAMPNLPSAKELGLSPSTFIRSWQGIAVKGGTPPEIVNKLHASVTAALKTPAFKDKVEALGSEVVGSKTPAAFQEHYKKELARWTALIKAANIKSE, encoded by the coding sequence TTGAACAGGACCTATCGCTTTCGCAACAAGCTCGCTCTGGCACTGACCGCCGCGGCGCTCGGCGTGACGGCGCCCTTGGCGAAGGCGGACACCTACCCGTCCAAACCGGTCACGCTGCTGATCGGCTTCGCGCCCGGGGGCGCTGCCGACACGGTGGCCCGCGTGCTGGCCGAGGAGATGAGCAAGACGCTGGGCCAACGCGTGATCGTCGAGAACCGAGCCGGTGCCGGCGGCAACGTGGCCACGCTCGCCTTGGTCAACGGCCAGGCCGACGGCTACACCCTGCTCTTCGCGGCGATCAACCTGGCGACGAATCCCGCGCTCATGAACACCAAGTACGACCCGGACAAGGACCTGGCCATGGTGTCGCAGATCACCAGCGTGCCGGTCATCATGCTGGCGCCCGGCGAGAGTTCGCTGAAGAGCCCGGCCGACGTCGTGCGCCAGGCGGCCACGTCGAATGGGGGTTTCAAGATCGGCTCCGGTGGCAACGGCACGTCGTCGCACCTGGCCGCCGAGCTCTTCATGCGCAGCCACAAGCTCGAGTTCATCCACGCGCCCTACCGTGGCGGTGCGCCCGCCAACATGGCGCTCATGGCGGGTGAGATCCAGCTGATGTTCGACCTGATGTCAGGCTCGCTGAAGTCGACCGTCGACAGCGGCCGCATCCGCCCGCTGGCCGTGATGCAGGAGTCGCGCATCACGGCCATGCCCAACCTTCCGAGCGCGAAGGAACTCGGCCTCTCGCCTTCCACCTTCATCCGCAGCTGGCAGGGCATCGCCGTCAAGGGTGGCACGCCGCCCGAGATCGTCAACAAGCTGCACGCCTCGGTCACGGCGGCCCTCAAGACGCCGGCCTTCAAGGACAAGGTCGAGGCCCTTGGCAGCGAGGTCGTGGGCAGCAAGACGCCTGCAGCGTTCCAGGAGCACTACAAGAAGGAACTGGCGCGCTGGACGGCCCTCATCAAGGCGGCCAACATCAAGTCGGAGTAG
- a CDS encoding SMP-30/gluconolactonase/LRE family protein, which produces MAILCAQSETVERRQLNSAAHGPLVAFLVHNRVGESPVWDLRHQCLWWIDVRAQQVLRLDPVRCHLQRWTFETPLGALCLLADGRLGVAMRHHAVIFTPESGERCVFGTVEADRPGNRLNDGKVSPSGRWWLLGSMDDAPADKQPLGCLYRLGVDGSVARLHEGLTVANGIAWSLDARTLYFSDSHAGLVWRAAWNEEAGEMGPPSLMATLTDSTGRPDGAVVDASGAYWSAGVSAGRLNRFIDGALRDVIELPCRAPTMPCFGGEGLQELYVTSLVRPQWSSDREGLDGALYRLASPASGSPPALWAFAAA; this is translated from the coding sequence TTGGCGATCCTCTGCGCCCAGAGCGAGACCGTTGAACGGCGCCAGCTGAACTCGGCGGCCCACGGGCCGCTCGTGGCCTTCCTCGTCCACAACCGGGTGGGGGAGTCGCCGGTCTGGGACCTGCGGCACCAGTGCCTGTGGTGGATCGATGTGCGCGCGCAGCAGGTGCTGCGCCTGGACCCGGTGCGCTGCCACCTCCAGCGCTGGACCTTCGAGACGCCGCTGGGGGCCTTGTGCCTGCTCGCGGATGGTCGACTCGGCGTCGCCATGCGCCACCACGCCGTCATCTTCACGCCCGAGAGCGGCGAGCGATGCGTGTTCGGCACGGTCGAAGCCGATCGACCAGGCAACCGCCTCAACGACGGCAAGGTGTCGCCCTCGGGCCGGTGGTGGCTGCTCGGCTCGATGGACGACGCGCCGGCCGACAAGCAGCCGCTGGGCTGCCTCTACCGCCTTGGCGTCGATGGTTCTGTCGCTCGCCTGCACGAAGGCCTGACGGTCGCGAACGGCATCGCGTGGAGCCTGGATGCGCGCACGCTGTACTTTTCCGACAGCCACGCCGGTCTGGTGTGGCGCGCCGCGTGGAACGAAGAGGCCGGCGAGATGGGGCCGCCGAGCCTCATGGCCACGCTGACCGATTCCACAGGCCGCCCGGATGGCGCGGTCGTCGACGCGAGCGGTGCGTACTGGTCCGCCGGTGTGTCCGCCGGCCGGCTCAACCGGTTCATCGACGGGGCGCTTCGTGACGTGATCGAGCTGCCGTGCCGCGCACCGACCATGCCCTGTTTCGGAGGAGAAGGCCTGCAAGAGCTCTACGTCACCTCGCTCGTGCGGCCCCAGTGGTCGAGCGACCGCGAGGGGCTCGACGGAGCGCTCTATCGGCTCGCGTCACCGGCCTCGGGGTCGCCGCCAGCGCTGTGGGCCTTCGCCGCTGCATGA